In the Leptolyngbya sp. SIO1E4 genome, one interval contains:
- the nusB gene encoding transcription antitermination protein NusB, whose amino-acid sequence MQARRFARELALLGMSQLSDKPGTIASQDLDGLITAAVRSLAGEVQDALEVAAGDLQRSQDHLLESETRTSGVDEARAMVKEAIARTQTAINRLGNAVQIPELVQFSNRKEIKAYAVELITTTVRYRTQVDADLDTAMVAWQVKRLPQIDRDILRIAVVEMQYLGIPDRVAINEAIEIAKRYSDEDGYRFINGVLRRWVTRFLNPAENSAASSQETSSPAVAESDPESSVL is encoded by the coding sequence ACGATTGCCTCCCAAGATCTAGATGGACTGATCACGGCGGCTGTGCGATCGCTGGCGGGAGAGGTGCAAGACGCCCTAGAGGTAGCTGCCGGAGACCTACAGCGGAGTCAAGATCACCTGTTAGAGAGCGAAACGCGAACGAGCGGAGTAGACGAGGCCAGGGCTATGGTGAAAGAAGCCATCGCCAGAACCCAAACCGCCATTAATCGATTAGGCAACGCGGTTCAAATTCCAGAACTGGTGCAGTTCTCTAATCGAAAAGAGATTAAAGCCTATGCGGTTGAGCTGATCACCACAACGGTTCGATATCGCACTCAGGTAGATGCCGATTTAGATACGGCGATGGTAGCTTGGCAGGTCAAACGGCTGCCTCAGATTGACCGAGATATTCTGCGGATTGCCGTGGTGGAAATGCAGTATCTGGGGATTCCAGATCGGGTGGCGATCAACGAGGCAATCGAGATTGCCAAACGCTACAGCGACGAAGATGGATATCGGTTTATTAATGGTGTGTTGCGGCGATGGGTCACTCGATTTCTTAACCCTGCCGAAAACTCCGCTGCCTCCTCTCAGGAAACGTCTTCCCCTGCAGTGGCAGAATCTGATCCGGAATCTTCTGTGTTGTAA